A single Pantoea rwandensis DNA region contains:
- a CDS encoding methyl-accepting chemotaxis protein, whose protein sequence is MRNNQPITQREFIFDDDATLMSTTDLNSHITYANDAFIEVSGFEPEEVNGQPHNMVRHPDMPPEAFADMWATLKQGEPWTALVKNRRKNGDHYWVRANAIPVVREGKVQGFMSVRTKPSAEEIRQTEALYRDFREGRAKGRRFHKGLLVGTGWRRLGSLLKTLPLRWRIRSTLIAVLPLSVIGVWLLGVAPMALGGFAAGMAGLLLLASLWLEQQISRPMERICRQALSVATGASHKVDQLDRVDEIGITLRAIGQLGLMFRWLVDDVSGQAINVLSASGAIARSNDELSRRTEQAAANVQQTAATMNEMTATVKSNTDTANEVNKLSENTSHAALKGGEVMQEMVGMMADIADSSKRIANITSVIDGIAFQTNILALNAAVEAARAGEQGKGFAVVAGEVRSLAQRSAKAASEIKTLVETSAGRVQSGSHHADAAGRTMQDIVDQVQNVTALIAQISSATAEQSIALSEVSTAVEDLDDITHQNAARVAESAEASGRMTRQANRLVEAISVFR, encoded by the coding sequence ATGCGGAACAACCAGCCTATCACTCAGCGTGAATTCATTTTTGACGATGACGCCACGCTGATGTCGACCACCGACCTTAACAGCCATATCACCTATGCCAACGACGCCTTTATTGAGGTCAGCGGTTTCGAGCCGGAGGAGGTCAATGGGCAACCGCATAACATGGTGCGTCACCCGGATATGCCGCCGGAAGCGTTTGCCGACATGTGGGCCACCCTGAAACAGGGCGAACCCTGGACTGCGCTGGTGAAAAATCGTCGTAAGAACGGTGATCACTATTGGGTGCGAGCCAATGCGATTCCGGTGGTGCGCGAAGGAAAGGTGCAGGGCTTCATGTCGGTGCGCACCAAACCTTCCGCCGAAGAGATCCGTCAGACCGAAGCGCTGTACCGTGATTTCCGTGAAGGGCGTGCTAAAGGCCGTCGTTTCCATAAAGGGCTGCTGGTCGGCACCGGCTGGCGTCGTCTCGGCTCACTGCTGAAAACCCTGCCGCTGCGCTGGCGGATTCGATCCACCTTGATCGCCGTGCTGCCGTTGTCCGTGATCGGCGTCTGGCTGCTGGGAGTCGCACCGATGGCGCTGGGCGGTTTTGCCGCTGGCATGGCCGGTTTGTTGCTGTTGGCGAGTCTGTGGCTGGAGCAGCAGATTTCCCGTCCAATGGAGCGTATCTGCCGCCAGGCATTGAGCGTCGCGACTGGCGCCAGTCATAAGGTGGATCAGTTAGATCGTGTGGATGAAATCGGGATCACGCTGCGTGCGATCGGACAGCTCGGCCTGATGTTCCGCTGGCTGGTGGATGATGTCAGCGGCCAGGCGATCAATGTACTCAGTGCCAGCGGTGCGATAGCGCGCAGTAACGACGAATTGAGCCGTCGCACTGAGCAGGCAGCGGCCAACGTGCAGCAGACCGCCGCCACCATGAATGAAATGACCGCCACGGTGAAAAGCAACACCGATACGGCGAATGAAGTGAATAAGCTGTCAGAAAATACCAGCCACGCCGCGCTGAAAGGCGGTGAAGTGATGCAGGAGATGGTGGGGATGATGGCGGATATCGCCGACAGCTCGAAACGCATCGCCAATATTACCAGCGTGATTGACGGTATCGCTTTCCAGACCAACATTCTGGCGTTAAACGCCGCGGTGGAAGCGGCGCGTGCTGGTGAGCAGGGCAAAGGGTTTGCAGTGGTCGCGGGTGAGGTGCGCAGCCTGGCGCAGCGTAGCGCCAAAGCCGCCAGTGAAATCAAAACGCTGGTGGAAACCAGCGCGGGTCGCGTGCAGTCGGGTAGTCATCACGCTGATGCGGCCGGGCGCACCATGCAGGATATTGTCGACCAGGTGCAAAACGTCACGGCATTGATTGCCCAGATCAGTTCTGCCACGGCGGAACAGTCCATCGCGTTAAGTGAAGTGAGTACTGCAGTGGAAGATCTCGACGATATCACGCACCAGAATGCCGCTCGCGTGGCAGAAAGTGCCGAAGCGTCCGGGCGTATGACGCGTCAGGCGAATCGCCTGGTGGAAGCGATTAGCGTATTCCGTTAA